The Henningerozyma blattae CBS 6284 chromosome 7, complete genome region atttttataatttagacatatatatatagcaTGTATTATGCTTAGATAGgacaatataataaatttgcaTACACATatcaatttgtttttatgaatttttgattttttgaaataatttttatgttttgttttaaatttttctttgaaaaaagaaatttatcatttaattaacagaaatatttaaaatttgtaatatttataaagaCACCCCAAGTAGAACTCTTACCGCATTACTTAAAAAATTGGGCTTTTTACTATaatcatcaatttcattcAAACATTTCTTAACTATTAAGGgtacaagaaaaattttctaaatttatcGTATTCCCTTACAATATACACTCATACTATTCAAACCTCACTTAAACCAAGTCCTTTTAtacttgaaaaaattgcaTTTTAAGCCATAATGGTAGTATTTATTATAGcccaataataaataatttcacaagaattatttacctataaaaataaactttatTGGAAATTTGTTCAAGACCCATAATCATGTATAAAAGGTTATTTTGTGAACATAATTAATatgaatttataaaaaatgtcACAGGATTAATACTAagcaattttaaaagaagcTATCCCATTCATTCGTACACGAGCCCTAAATGAATGAGATAATGCTTCCatactttaaatattattgtattTACATTACATAATCTGTGTACAACAACTAGgatattatttcaattatgAAGTTATATGCACTACGTGTGCTTCTAACCAGCATTTATCCGATGCATTATTATACTTGAATATCCCAATTAACCATCTTTATTCCATTATATATTTCCACAGAATACATATCTCATCCTGTGTACCCCTAATTTAtcttataaatatatctacTGTATCTATATTGCTGTTGTGTCTATGTAAGAAATTTTTCCTTGTAACTATTCactaatatatattctctAACCTCTAACTTATTACCCCAAACAACTACAATTAGTACCAATGAAGATTTATAAAAGTAATTAACATAAATGATAATTACTACGAATATATCCTTATTATATTTGGCATTATACTGTTtacttatttttattaatcacAAGAGGGacaaaatattgataaactCATCATCAGCCATTAAGTTTACAAGATAAACTCAACAAAACTTAAGGAAGCTTTATGACagtatttattaaatttctattggaatctaatattaaaatttattactgAATAGTGTTCTtagtttttattatttttttacagGACCAGAGGAAATATTCAAGCACAAAACAATACCCTACCATCTTCATCACTTAAAAAtcttaataaattttagaatcctaaatatataagagtaatatttgataaatgaACAAATTTTAGACCTATactttataaaaatttgaatgtaccagtaaataaatacatttttttattagtaattCTCGAGTTTTAAATATGTAGAACAAATAGTCACCGACATAAAACAGTTTTGGTAATATAATACAAGGTTAATAATTGtgcaataaataattttagggttaattcattttttaaaaacaacaaaattaaaaagataatCATATTTGTGAAGGTAAATTTACTATGGGTTGttaaaatctaataattaaaatcacGACCCTGctcaaaaataatatttttttagtagtGGGTAATAGGTAACAAAATTAAGATGaacttttaattatttaaattttaaattaaaatccTTTCATCTAGTTATTTACTTTAAAAGCGTAGCCCTTGTATGCTGAACCAACGTTTCTTAAGAATAACTTCCAATCTCTAGGCCCATTCAACTGATTTTTATTCcataatttcaaaagatatttGAATGGGGTACAAAAAGATACAGTATTGTTTTTAGAGTGAATCAATAATTGAGACAAAATACTTGGCCCAAACCACATACTCTATATATACCTTAAAAGGTCTGTGATATTTTGGAATTTGACCGCATTTTTAAGAAGCCATAGTCAGAATATTTAAGCAGTAAtctttctaaaaaaaaagtaatctTGTGAAATACGTAGCATATATGAAGATAtatagaatttaaaatagaagTCAtgttaaaacaaaaaaatcttGAATCATAAGTTATGTAGAGAGTAATCAATCAAACTTTTGGCAAAGAAAGATGATTAGAGTTTTGGTGTCACAAACCTTCAGTTgctatcattttcatcaattcCTGTCATTGGAGTTGGTACTGGAGCAGGACACTTTACTTCATCATCTGGTCTTGTTACAGGCCAGTTATAAGAACCCTTTGTATGGAAAACAAAATCATGGTTTTCTAAATAAGCCCTTAAACCTGCTGGACCTCTTGAACCATAAGGATAAATTTCAGGTTGTGGGGCATTTGGTCCTTCTAAATACTCTAACAAAGGCGTGAATAACCCCCAACTTAcatctaattcatcatctcTTACGAAATGAGAATGATCACCCAATAGAGCATCTCTAATTAAAACTTCATAAGCTTCAGGGATCCAGAAATCTTTGAATCTATTTGAGTAAGTTAAATCTAAATCTGTCAATTGCATATCATTTGACAAACCTGGCTTCTTGGCATTGAATTTCATATAAACTGCTGCATCTGGTTGTACTCTAATGACTAATTCGTTTCTTTCTACATCTGAGAAGATTCCTGAAGGAACAGGTTTATATTGTATTCTAATTTCTACTTTCCCTTCATTTAAGGCCTTACCAGCTCTCATAATAATTGGGACACCATCCCATCTTtcatttctaattttaaaagttaaaGCAGCATAAGTGATACATTTAGAACCCTTTGGAACAGTTTCATCATCTAAATAAGAAGGCTTATCTGTACCATCGGTTGATTTACCATACTGACCAATTAAGATATCTTTTTGATTAATAGTGGCTAATTCCTTTAAgattttaactttttcatCTCTTACAGCTTCAGGATCGAAAGAAATTGGTCTTTCCATGGTTAATAGAGttaatatttgtaaaaGATGGTTTTGCATGACATCTCTAATGATACCAATGGAATCGAAATAACCACCTCTACCTTCTGTACCAAAAGGTTctttgaaagaaatttgaatactttgaatattttctttattccAAGAAGCATTTAAGAAAGTGTTCGAGAATCTTAATTgtaagatatttttaaccAACTCTTTACCCAGATAATGATCTATTCTATATAACTCTCTTTCATTGAATAAAGGAgccaaatttttttgtaattctcTTGCAGATTCCAAATCTTTACCAAAAGGTTTTTCGACAATGATTCTATTAATACCATGTGGATCATAAATCAAAtgcttaatatttttagcCACAGTCAAGAAAACATCAGGTGGTAAAGccaaataaaacaattgattcaaattgtttaaatttcttttaattttaaaagtatcaatttcttcttttaattgtaaGAAGCCTTCCTCTGTATCATATGGACCAGAAACATATTTTAccaattggaaaaaatcattaactATGTTTGGATTCCTTGCCAAGGATTCCTTAgtaatattcaaatgagGCTCAATGTTTGCTCTTAACTTAGCATCAGTCAGTTTAGATCTTGCGTACCCAATAATTTTGGTGGTAGAACTTAAGTAACCTTCTCTAAATAGACCGAATAAAGCAGGGAAGGTCTTTTTCTTGGCTAAATCCCCAGATGCACCAAATATGACAATGACagtattttctttaaattcaacAGGTTTCGTAGAGTTGTAAGCCATGTTTTGTTTCTTGAAAAGTGGAGGAATAAAAGTTGTGAATTgaaatagttttttttttcttaataagCGAACGTAAATCGAAAGTTAAGAATTATGAAGTATCTTTGTTATTAGTTACTTGTTATTATATATCCCTAATATTagataaattttatataggGCTGAAGACAAATGAAGTTTAAACCAACAGTACGTGAATAGAATTGTGAGCCAAAAAGGTaaatttcaagaaattcTACGAAGTTGCAACCACAATTATTATGTGGAATTTGAACAACTGAATctaaattacaaattatgaagaattaaaattattagaaagttgtatttgtaagaaaattaacatgaataaaaacaaattaaaaaatagtgGAAATGATGACTAAACAAATTAGGAGAAACGGCAAATAAAGGGAATTGTAACGACACCCGGAAAACGGATCGAGGTACGAGCATTTCTGtgatttttcatttcttaatgtctgaaatttcaaacaCGGAATGGAcgaaaagaagaaaaaaaaaggtgGTGAAAATAGTAGTGAAAATGGTAAAAAAGGAGAACAGAAATGCAATTTGAACGTTCAATCTTGGAGTAGTTCAACAAGACAATAGGCCAATGAAAGGACaaatataagaataaataagTAAACTAAGACGTGAATATAGTAAACCTGCAATGTGGCCTCTGGGTAAGATTATTGTAGAATACAATTTCGTGTACACGGGATGACATAGAGATCTTTCAATAGAGGCTGGAGAATGCTGTTCATAAGCTTTTAAAGATACACATGCCTGCCAAGTTATTAGCAATTTAAGATACAATTACCATCACACGGTGATGcattaaaaaatgatgTGATGCTATGGCAATAGTAATAGCAACAAGCAAGGTCATGTGaattataaagaaaatatgaaTTAGTGGCACCATTAGCCACAACACGTGATATTCAATGACAAACATTTCGGCCGAGAAACGTTTAGATCGGCCGACATCGACCGAACATTACATACGAGAATGTTTAACAATGGAAAAATTGGGcaatgaatattttgtcAATGAATATTGAACAATTTAACATACCTCTTTCCAACATACCTAGTAATGGTTGTAGtaactttaatttaaaCTTTTCCAGATTTCcagattattttttattcctGGAACTCTCAAATCCACATGCAAATTCACACGATTTTACATACAAAAGATGCATTATCACGTGAACTTTTCCATACATCATCTTCACGTGACTGAcgtaatgattttttttgttccGTGTTATGTTTTTCCGTTTCTCAGATGAGGTCGCATGGTGGCGATTTCCTTCTGTATCGGGAAATCTCGGTAGGGAAAAACCGAGGCAGTTTCCCCAGAAGATTATCCGGTATTTCTCCGTAGATTCTATCCCGGATTAAATACCCCAATCGGCTGAGATTTCCCAGATAGGCCCGTAGCTTGCCCCCTGCGAGCTTGTCTCCAGACGCACCACTTCCAGTCTGCATGATTTTTTCCGTCCTAAAATCGGCCCAGAAATGATTACTAATCGGTCATTCCTGGATTTTAATTTACACGGTAGGCTTTTTTCTTCTGGGCTTTATATCATTCCTCGGCCATTAGATGACGTAAACTTTTTTGCCAATATAaggttttatttttttataagtTTTTCCTAATATTGACTAAGTCATCGTTCCTAAAAAGACACTCATGGTTAAGATTGGTGTGATTTTGAAACCTTCACAAAACTTTGGAAATATATCATGGTTCAATATTCTTCTTTGCATAGGTGCTttcctatttttttctcctTTATATTGCCTATTTGAACTCCTGTTGTTTCATCTGGTACTGGATTTTTAAtcatatcaatatttttttagtctCCTAGGCCCTTTCTCAAACTCCGACTAGGGTGATttctttgatttatttatatatatatttttttttatttttaattttaattttatttttctccATCACTCTTAATTAACTTAAAATTagttaaaagatatttttcattgttGGTCgttcaaattttatttaagcATATCTTTGATATATCTGGAGTCTTGAGActaagaaatttaaaatatc contains the following coding sequences:
- the ZWF1 gene encoding glucose-6-phosphate dehydrogenase (similar to Saccharomyces cerevisiae ZWF1 (YNL241C); ancestral locus Anc_2.3), which gives rise to MAYNSTKPVEFKENTVIVIFGASGDLAKKKTFPALFGLFREGYLSSTTKIIGYARSKLTDAKLRANIEPHLNITKESLARNPNIVNDFFQLVKYVSGPYDTEEGFLQLKEEIDTFKIKRNLNNLNQLFYLALPPDVFLTVAKNIKHLIYDPHGINRIIVEKPFGKDLESARELQKNLAPLFNERELYRIDHYLGKELVKNILQLRFSNTFLNASWNKENIQSIQISFKEPFGTEGRGGYFDSIGIIRDVMQNHLLQILTLLTMERPISFDPEAVRDEKVKILKELATINQKDILIGQYGKSTDGTDKPSYLDDETVPKGSKCITYAALTFKIRNERWDGVPIIMRAGKALNEGKVEIRIQYKPVPSGIFSDVERNELVIRVQPDAAVYMKFNAKKPGLSNDMQLTDLDLTYSNRFKDFWIPEAYEVLIRDALLGDHSHFVRDDELDVSWGLFTPLLEYLEGPNAPQPEIYPYGSRGPAGLRAYLENHDFVFHTKGSYNWPVTRPDDEVKCPAPVPTPMTGIDENDSN